In Campylobacter concisus, a genomic segment contains:
- a CDS encoding agmatine deiminase family protein, with translation MQPTILLSALLAKHHTKTAKSLCQIFDKHGVKYEFLETKDIWMRDFMPILLDDGRLISYDYDPDYLKDEKYSHLRTKIQTLKEHINLVLDGGNFVRLGGKAIMTDKIFRENPLKTKTEIAEIIKQKCAINELIIIPRQPYDMLGHSDGMVRWIDESSVLVNDFSNESKSFNDRLIRSLKKHGLKIKFMKYGDGFFSKTRDWGAYLNFIKIKDTLIVPIYGIDDDNAAIEQIKKIYSGCSVETINLSEIIELGGALHCITAEKFGW, from the coding sequence ATGCAGCCAACTATCCTACTTTCCGCGCTTTTGGCAAAGCACCACACCAAAACAGCCAAAAGCTTGTGTCAGATATTTGACAAACACGGGGTTAAATACGAGTTTTTAGAGACTAAAGACATTTGGATGAGAGACTTTATGCCGATTTTGCTTGATGATGGGCGCCTAATCTCTTACGACTACGATCCAGACTACCTAAAAGATGAAAAATATAGCCATCTAAGAACAAAGATCCAAACATTAAAAGAGCATATAAATTTAGTCCTAGATGGTGGAAATTTCGTAAGGCTTGGAGGCAAAGCCATCATGACTGATAAAATTTTTAGAGAAAATCCACTGAAGACAAAAACCGAGATAGCTGAAATTATAAAGCAAAAATGTGCGATAAATGAGCTCATTATCATACCAAGACAGCCTTACGATATGCTAGGTCACAGCGACGGCATGGTGAGGTGGATAGATGAAAGTAGTGTGCTTGTAAATGACTTTTCAAATGAGAGTAAGAGTTTTAACGATAGGCTTATAAGGTCTCTTAAAAAGCACGGCTTAAAGATCAAATTTATGAAATATGGCGATGGCTTTTTTAGTAAAACAAGAGACTGGGGTGCTTACTTAAATTTTATTAAAATTAAGGATACTTTGATAGTTCCGATATACGGGATAGATGATGACAATGCGGCGATAGAGCAGATCAAGAAAATTTATAGTGGCTGCAGTGTAGAGACGATAAATTTAAGCGAAAT
- a CDS encoding McrC family protein: MAIKISDNFFGNYEQDKKLAKNREKEFSLTLSDYVAKGGKFLSFLPDSQGKYDELIISTRMQDDGLYVQTGNFIGSFVHNGIDIEINSRFSNKFLERMLNFANDIYVDDVSLGKSIDAKKNLSRIVIYYLFIQALERVFLLGLPKEYKDKSYHEAKVMGKVDMAKFIKKDVPFAGKISSTNRERQEIGDIVLVLHKALKIVQKESKELIKQVINTLSYLNEIREPRFVTPNVVHNALNSKALHNPIYTPYKKVLEYASLIIENEDAGTKSNGKQNLGFLVDVAELFEIYMRKLLQKEFKGWSVNSPKIELYKDKFFERKIIPDIVMSSSDKVLVFDTKYKRMNMHGKDQYGLGDVDRNDFFQINTYMSYYQNQGKNVVVGGLLYPMDKFSRDGCHSHSWFDNLNTKFIVDGIELANLNEYSIEEIKIKENEFISRIKECI, encoded by the coding sequence ATGGCAATAAAAATAAGTGATAATTTTTTCGGTAATTATGAGCAAGATAAAAAACTAGCAAAGAATAGAGAGAAAGAATTTAGCCTAACGCTAAGCGACTATGTGGCAAAAGGCGGTAAATTTCTCTCTTTTTTGCCAGACTCTCAGGGCAAATACGATGAGCTTATCATTAGCACAAGGATGCAGGATGATGGGCTTTACGTACAAACTGGAAATTTTATAGGAAGTTTTGTCCATAACGGCATAGATATAGAGATAAACTCTAGATTTTCAAATAAATTTTTAGAGCGGATGCTAAATTTTGCAAATGATATTTACGTAGATGACGTATCACTTGGCAAGTCCATAGATGCTAAGAAAAATCTGTCAAGGATCGTCATCTATTATCTCTTTATACAAGCGCTAGAGCGTGTATTTTTACTTGGACTGCCTAAAGAATATAAAGACAAAAGCTATCATGAAGCAAAGGTTATGGGCAAAGTCGATATGGCTAAATTTATAAAAAAAGACGTCCCATTTGCTGGCAAAATATCTAGCACAAATAGAGAGAGGCAAGAGATAGGCGATATAGTTTTGGTTTTGCATAAAGCACTAAAAATAGTACAAAAAGAGAGTAAAGAGCTGATAAAGCAAGTCATAAACACTTTAAGCTATCTAAACGAGATAAGGGAGCCAAGGTTTGTAACGCCTAATGTCGTTCACAATGCTTTAAATTCAAAAGCACTGCATAATCCAATCTACACTCCGTACAAAAAAGTCTTAGAATACGCAAGTCTAATCATAGAAAATGAAGATGCCGGCACCAAAAGCAATGGTAAGCAAAATTTAGGCTTTTTGGTAGATGTGGCTGAGCTGTTTGAAATTTATATGCGTAAGCTTTTACAAAAAGAGTTCAAGGGCTGGAGTGTAAATAGCCCAAAAATAGAGCTTTACAAAGATAAATTTTTTGAGAGAAAGATCATCCCAGATATAGTTATGAGCAGCAGTGATAAGGTGCTTGTTTTTGACACAAAATATAAACGCATGAATATGCATGGCAAGGATCAATACGGACTAGGCGATGTTGATAGAAATGACTTTTTTCAGATAAATACCTATATGAGCTACTACCAAAACCAAGGCAAAAACGTTGTAGTTGGCGGCCTTTTGTATCCTATGGATAAATTTAGTAGGGATGGTTGCCATAGCCACTCTTGGTTTGATAATTTAAATACCAAATTTATAGTAGATGGCATAGAACTTGCAAATTTAAATGAATATAGCATCGAAGAGATCAAAATCAAAGAAAATGAATTTATCTCTAGAATAAAAGAGTGTATTTAA